The following proteins are co-located in the Rhodococcus opacus B4 genome:
- a CDS encoding helix-turn-helix domain-containing protein encodes MSTTPRRTSFPGLGHLSDRRRALLDELVTTRREGGLTQTEIAALMGTSQSAVARLERGDVDPRLSTLERYAEAVGRTVDWTIAPHRESS; translated from the coding sequence ATGTCGACCACGCCTCGACGCACGTCTTTTCCCGGACTGGGGCACCTGTCCGATCGGCGTCGGGCGCTGCTGGACGAGCTCGTCACCACCCGCCGCGAGGGCGGTCTGACGCAGACGGAGATCGCCGCCCTCATGGGCACGTCGCAGTCGGCCGTGGCGCGGCTCGAACGCGGCGACGTCGATCCCCGCCTGTCGACGCTCGAACGGTATGCCGAGGCCGTGGGCAGGACGGTCGACTGGACGATCGCACCGCACCGGGAGTCATCATGA
- the lhgO gene encoding L-2-hydroxyglutarate oxidase, translated as MAKVRAAVIGGGIIGLAVARELLHRMDAVEVTLFEKETRVAAHQTGHNSGVVHAGLYYPPGSLKARLCRRGVTLLQQYAQDKNVAYEECGKVVVAHDQSEVGRMEAIFDRAVANGVPGIRKIARAEIPEIEPHARGVAALHSPHTAIIDYVAVAEALAADIAAAGGRVLLGREVVGLYSRASETVVTTGDGSEAFGLVVTCAGLQSDRVALLSGEPRTPRVVPFFGDYFLLAPERSSLVKGLIYPVPDPRYPFLGVHLTKRIDGRIMLGPNAFLSLGREAYDRRGWSASDVVSAVGFPGFWRFAARNTAAAAREARTVLSTGQFVKEAQKYVPDVRRSDVTRGPRGIRAQAMNADGSLEDDFVITGTDRVIHVRNAPSPGATSSLAIAEHVVTEALARASA; from the coding sequence ATGGCGAAGGTTCGTGCGGCCGTCATCGGCGGCGGCATCATCGGTCTGGCGGTCGCCCGGGAACTTCTGCACCGGATGGACGCCGTCGAGGTGACGCTGTTCGAGAAGGAAACCCGGGTCGCCGCCCACCAGACCGGCCACAACAGCGGCGTCGTCCACGCCGGCCTGTACTACCCGCCGGGCAGCCTCAAGGCGCGCCTGTGCCGCCGCGGCGTCACCCTCCTGCAGCAGTACGCGCAGGACAAGAACGTGGCCTACGAGGAGTGCGGCAAAGTGGTGGTCGCCCACGATCAGTCGGAGGTGGGGCGGATGGAAGCCATTTTCGACCGAGCGGTGGCCAACGGGGTCCCCGGTATCCGCAAGATCGCGAGGGCGGAAATCCCCGAGATCGAACCGCACGCACGCGGAGTCGCCGCCCTGCACTCGCCGCACACCGCGATCATCGACTACGTGGCGGTCGCCGAGGCCCTCGCCGCGGACATCGCCGCCGCGGGCGGACGGGTGCTGCTCGGCCGAGAGGTCGTGGGCCTGTACAGCCGGGCGTCGGAAACAGTGGTCACCACCGGGGACGGCAGTGAGGCCTTCGGCCTGGTGGTCACGTGCGCCGGGCTGCAGTCCGACCGAGTCGCGCTGCTGTCGGGGGAACCGCGGACACCCCGGGTGGTGCCCTTCTTCGGCGACTACTTCCTGCTCGCGCCGGAACGGTCTTCGCTCGTGAAGGGGCTGATCTACCCGGTGCCGGATCCGCGGTACCCGTTCCTCGGTGTCCACCTCACCAAGCGCATCGACGGACGGATCATGCTCGGCCCGAACGCCTTTCTCTCCCTCGGGCGGGAGGCGTACGACCGCCGCGGGTGGTCGGCGTCGGACGTGGTGTCGGCGGTCGGGTTCCCCGGATTCTGGCGCTTCGCGGCGCGCAACACCGCGGCGGCCGCCCGCGAGGCCCGCACCGTCCTCAGCACCGGCCAGTTCGTGAAGGAGGCGCAGAAGTACGTGCCGGACGTGCGCCGCTCCGACGTCACCCGCGGGCCCCGCGGCATCCGCGCGCAGGCGATGAACGCCGACGGCAGCCTCGAGGACGACTTCGTCATCACCGGCACCGACCGCGTCATCCACGTCCGGAACGCGCCGTCGCCGGGTGCGACGTCGTCCCTCGCCATCGCCGAACACGTCGTGACGGAGGCACTCGCGCGCGCCTCGGCCTGA
- a CDS encoding cytochrome P450 has translation MSVESLHTTADAIIPHPRWRLPVFGDVFGISIRTPVQNSMEIGRQLGPIFERNILGNKFVFASGADMVAELSDETRFAKHLAPGVASLREVGGDGLFTAYNHEPNWSKAHNLLAPAFTKSAMRSYHRTMLDVAGELTQHWDQRVDGTPVDVSSDMTKLTLETIGRTGFSYSFDSFTRERPHPFVQAMVGALSHSQRTTFVKSTALGRLLARRSDRRNVANLEHMAEVVDEVIRARRDSAEAGPEDLLELMLRAARENDPNRIDELNIRHQVVTFLVAGHETTSGALSFALYYLSRHPDVLAKAQAEVDAVWGDDEPAFEQIAKLRYVRRVLDESLRLWPTAPAYGREATVDTTLVGKYPMKVGDWVLVLIPALHRDPVWGENPEEFDPDHFLPERNRSRPAHVYKPFGTGERACIGRQFALHEAVLVLGTILRRYDIVGDPGYRLKVAERLTLMPEGFTLRIRRR, from the coding sequence ATGAGCGTCGAATCACTGCACACCACGGCGGACGCGATCATCCCGCATCCTCGATGGCGGCTTCCCGTCTTCGGGGACGTGTTCGGGATCAGCATCCGCACTCCCGTGCAGAATTCGATGGAGATCGGCAGGCAACTCGGGCCGATCTTCGAGCGCAACATCCTCGGCAACAAGTTCGTGTTCGCGTCCGGTGCCGACATGGTGGCCGAACTCTCCGACGAAACCCGATTCGCGAAGCACCTGGCGCCGGGCGTCGCGTCGCTTCGCGAGGTGGGCGGCGACGGGTTGTTCACCGCCTACAACCACGAGCCGAACTGGAGCAAAGCGCACAACCTCCTCGCCCCGGCGTTCACGAAATCCGCCATGCGGTCGTATCACCGGACGATGCTGGACGTCGCCGGCGAACTCACGCAGCACTGGGACCAGCGGGTGGACGGCACCCCCGTCGACGTGTCCTCCGACATGACGAAGCTGACGCTCGAGACCATCGGCCGCACCGGGTTCAGCTACTCCTTCGACTCGTTCACCCGGGAGCGTCCGCACCCGTTCGTGCAGGCGATGGTCGGGGCGCTGAGCCATTCGCAGCGCACGACGTTCGTGAAGTCCACGGCGCTCGGACGGTTGCTGGCGCGGCGGTCGGATCGTCGCAATGTCGCCAACCTGGAGCACATGGCCGAGGTGGTCGACGAGGTGATCCGCGCCCGCCGTGACAGCGCCGAGGCCGGCCCCGAGGACCTGCTCGAACTCATGCTGCGGGCGGCGCGGGAGAACGATCCCAACCGGATCGACGAGTTGAACATCCGCCACCAGGTGGTGACGTTCCTGGTTGCCGGGCACGAGACCACCTCGGGCGCACTGTCGTTCGCCCTCTACTACCTGTCGCGGCACCCCGACGTCCTGGCCAAGGCGCAGGCGGAGGTCGATGCGGTCTGGGGCGACGACGAGCCGGCGTTCGAGCAGATCGCCAAGCTCCGCTACGTGCGGCGGGTGCTCGACGAATCGTTGCGGCTGTGGCCGACGGCGCCCGCCTACGGCCGGGAGGCCACCGTCGACACGACCCTCGTGGGCAAGTACCCGATGAAGGTCGGCGACTGGGTCCTCGTCCTCATCCCCGCCCTGCACCGCGACCCCGTGTGGGGTGAAAATCCCGAGGAATTCGACCCCGACCACTTCCTTCCCGAGCGCAACCGGTCCCGGCCCGCGCACGTCTACAAACCGTTCGGGACCGGCGAACGCGCCTGCATCGGAAGGCAGTTCGCCCTCCACGAGGCGGTGCTCGTTCTCGGCACGATCCTGCGCCGGTACGACATCGTGGGAGACCCCGGCTACCGGCTGAAGGTCGCCGAACGGCTCACTCTCATGCCCGAGGGATTCACCCTGCGGATCCGCCGGCGCTGA
- a CDS encoding TetR/AcrR family transcriptional regulator, with amino-acid sequence MTSARRRLAPEQRRAQLLDIGARLFADRPYEDVWIEEVAELAEVSRGLMYHYFPTKRDFFAAIVERESERLLDVTAPDSTLPVEEQVAAGLDAYFEHVASHRHGVRAINHGALSADADIRAIVERELDAQQRRIVDALDPPEGERELVGVAVRGWIAFVRAVCMDWLDHPSIAEAELRELCLRSLRGMLGGRLD; translated from the coding sequence ATGACCAGCGCCCGCCGTCGACTCGCCCCCGAGCAGCGCCGCGCGCAGTTGCTCGACATCGGCGCGCGGCTGTTCGCGGACCGCCCCTACGAGGACGTGTGGATCGAGGAGGTCGCGGAACTCGCCGAGGTCTCCCGCGGTTTGATGTACCACTACTTCCCGACGAAGCGGGACTTCTTCGCCGCGATCGTCGAGCGCGAATCCGAACGCCTGCTCGACGTGACGGCCCCCGACTCCACCCTCCCCGTCGAGGAACAGGTCGCGGCCGGCCTCGACGCCTACTTCGAACACGTGGCGAGCCACCGGCACGGAGTCCGGGCCATCAACCACGGGGCGCTCTCGGCCGACGCCGACATCCGGGCCATCGTGGAGCGCGAACTCGACGCCCAGCAGCGGCGGATCGTCGACGCGCTCGATCCGCCCGAGGGCGAACGCGAACTCGTCGGCGTCGCGGTGCGCGGATGGATCGCCTTCGTCCGCGCCGTCTGCATGGACTGGCTCGACCATCCCTCGATCGCCGAAGCCGAGCTACGGGAACTCTGCCTGCGTTCGCTGCGGGGCATGCTGGGCGGCCGGCTCGACTGA
- a CDS encoding class II aldolase/adducin family protein, with translation MSAPTVTPQGRTEPVKTEAELRRELAAVYRLLAHFKMTDLIFTHVSVRLPGPEHHFLINPYGLLFEEITASNLVKIGLDGELVEHSEYRVNPAGFVIHGAIHEARTDAQCVLHTHTKAGCAVAAQERGLLPLNQISMEFYDRVAYHDYEGIALNTAERERLVEDLGNHPAMILRNHGLLTVGATAAEAFLRMFYLEKACDIQIAAQASGELRVPSPDIAEHTARQFAGEAATDDYTDDQAYEMAWAALLRLLDRTAPDYKN, from the coding sequence ATGAGTGCACCCACTGTTACGCCCCAGGGCCGGACGGAGCCGGTGAAGACCGAGGCGGAACTGCGTCGTGAACTCGCCGCGGTGTACCGCCTGCTGGCGCATTTCAAGATGACCGACCTGATCTTCACGCACGTCTCGGTTCGCCTTCCCGGGCCCGAGCATCACTTCCTGATCAATCCCTACGGCCTGCTGTTCGAGGAGATCACCGCCTCCAACCTGGTCAAGATCGGGCTCGACGGCGAACTCGTCGAGCACTCCGAATATCGTGTCAACCCTGCGGGATTCGTGATTCACGGCGCGATCCACGAGGCACGGACGGACGCGCAGTGCGTTCTGCACACCCACACGAAGGCCGGATGCGCGGTGGCCGCCCAGGAGCGCGGACTGCTGCCGTTGAATCAGATCTCGATGGAGTTCTACGACCGGGTCGCCTACCACGACTACGAGGGCATCGCGCTCAACACGGCCGAGCGGGAGCGTCTGGTCGAGGACCTCGGGAACCATCCCGCGATGATCCTGCGCAATCACGGACTGCTCACCGTGGGCGCGACGGCGGCCGAGGCGTTTCTGCGAATGTTCTATCTGGAGAAGGCCTGCGACATCCAGATCGCCGCCCAGGCGTCGGGTGAACTGCGGGTGCCGTCACCCGACATTGCCGAGCACACCGCGCGGCAGTTCGCCGGCGAGGCGGCCACGGACGACTACACCGACGATCAGGCCTACGAGATGGCGTGGGCGGCGCTGCTGCGACTGCTGGATCGGACCGCCCCCGACTACAAGAACTGA
- a CDS encoding C-terminal binding protein yields MTDRVVVLDDFIPTRELSDSLATEGISVEVVHQSEFPSGPGVVALLVGPENTGLEPRHLSGLPDLRLLSATSAGYDHLPVSAAHERGLWVTRAVDYCTEEVADHALALTLGLLRSTHVLDRSVHAGGWDVTAAPPRRIAGTVLGLYGFGRIAGAFARRARAVGMTVLVSGRRLAERSGELAAEGLEVVGFDELLRRSDVLSLHIPLTSETRGLIGERALSAMTRGAYLVNVSRGGLVDHDALADALRSGQLAGAAVDVLPNEPPAQDDPALQIPNLVITPHAGWYSPQVAQTLARQSAHNVAAVLRGASPAGVVAAPGM; encoded by the coding sequence ATGACCGACCGCGTCGTCGTCCTCGACGATTTCATCCCCACCCGAGAGCTGTCCGATTCGCTTGCCACCGAGGGCATCTCCGTCGAGGTGGTGCACCAGTCCGAGTTCCCGTCCGGACCCGGCGTCGTCGCGCTGCTCGTCGGCCCGGAGAACACCGGCCTCGAGCCGCGTCACCTGTCGGGTCTCCCGGACCTGCGACTGCTCTCGGCCACCTCCGCCGGATACGACCACCTGCCGGTGTCGGCGGCGCACGAACGCGGCCTGTGGGTGACGCGGGCCGTGGACTACTGCACCGAGGAGGTCGCCGATCACGCGCTCGCGCTCACCCTCGGACTGCTCCGATCCACCCACGTGCTCGACCGGTCGGTGCACGCGGGCGGGTGGGACGTGACCGCCGCCCCACCGCGGCGCATCGCGGGAACCGTGCTGGGCCTCTACGGTTTCGGCCGGATCGCCGGCGCCTTCGCGCGGCGCGCTCGTGCCGTGGGGATGACCGTGCTCGTCAGCGGGCGCAGACTAGCCGAGCGCTCCGGCGAACTGGCCGCCGAGGGCCTCGAGGTGGTCGGATTCGACGAACTGCTGCGCCGCTCCGACGTCCTGAGCCTGCACATACCCCTCACGTCCGAGACGCGGGGACTGATCGGAGAGCGTGCACTGTCCGCGATGACACGCGGCGCGTATCTGGTGAACGTTTCCCGCGGCGGTCTCGTCGACCACGACGCTCTCGCAGACGCACTACGCAGCGGACAGCTGGCCGGGGCGGCCGTCGACGTGCTCCCGAACGAACCACCCGCACAGGACGATCCGGCCCTGCAGATTCCGAATCTCGTGATCACCCCGCACGCCGGGTGGTACTCACCGCAGGTCGCGCAGACGCTGGCGCGGCAGTCGGCGCACAATGTCGCGGCAGTCCTGAGGGGCGCATCCCCGGCGGGAGTCGTTGCCGCACCGGGGATGTGA
- a CDS encoding TetR/AcrR family transcriptional regulator yields the protein MIVPKIVDHDERRQVLADAVLALIAREGISAVTTRAVAEESGWSTGVLNHYFGSRHELLLAALRRAGDIQGELYRAILDEEGTGPIEKLRNITASILPLDERRLAMTRVFLFFYAEGAAEETARGEIATFLARWRGVVRGAVVEAQRDGTVSADLDPDAVTVALVALTDGLALQAILDPVVMDAISTDDAAARCVDAAVRRTAEGAGAVGA from the coding sequence ATGATCGTGCCGAAGATCGTCGACCACGACGAACGGAGACAGGTGCTCGCGGACGCGGTTCTCGCGTTGATCGCCAGGGAGGGGATCTCCGCCGTCACCACGCGCGCGGTGGCGGAGGAGAGCGGGTGGTCGACCGGAGTGTTGAACCACTACTTCGGGTCCCGGCACGAACTGCTCCTCGCGGCGCTGCGCCGGGCCGGCGACATCCAAGGCGAGTTGTACAGGGCGATCCTCGACGAGGAGGGCACCGGCCCGATCGAGAAGCTGCGGAACATCACCGCCAGCATCCTGCCGCTCGACGAACGCCGGCTCGCGATGACCCGCGTGTTCCTGTTCTTCTACGCGGAGGGGGCGGCCGAGGAAACGGCGCGCGGTGAGATCGCGACCTTCCTCGCCCGCTGGCGAGGTGTCGTGCGGGGAGCGGTCGTCGAGGCGCAGCGGGACGGCACCGTCTCCGCCGACCTCGACCCGGACGCCGTCACCGTCGCACTGGTGGCGCTGACGGACGGGCTCGCATTGCAGGCCATCCTGGATCCCGTTGTCATGGACGCGATCAGCACCGACGACGCGGCCGCCCGCTGCGTCGACGCCGCCGTGCGACGGACCGCCGAGGGCGCGGGGGCTGTGGGCGCATGA
- a CDS encoding sodium:solute symporter: MDITIILIYLGAMLAFGWWGKRRASNSSEYLVAGRRLGGFLYTSTMAAVVIGGASTVGGVGLGYKYGISGMWLVVSIAAGVLLLSLLFAARIQRLKVYTVSGMLKLRYGIDATGASGLVMMAYTLMLTVTSTIAYATIFNVLFGFDRTLSVVLGGLIVVAYSAMGGMWSITLTDVVQFVIKTIGVFVLLLPFTWSKAGGYAGIKERVGEQALGLGTIGTGTIITFFVVYTLGILIGQDIWQRVFTAKSPQVARWGGVTAGVYCLLYGVAGALIGLAASALMPDIGSSDDVYADVAVEVLPVGLSGIVLAAAVAAMMSTASGALIATATVARQDVLPLIAQIFGRTRPELDTSDPEADVRGNRLYVIVIGLVSIVIAALINDIVSALTIAYDILVGGLLVPILGGLVWKRATGTAAMAAMAVGTVATLATMFVVGDVMANEPVYVGLVSALVVFVATSLFTAPTPANVMSVWNARVSGKAEEDPVPVPAPIA; this comes from the coding sequence ATGGACATCACCATCATCCTGATCTACCTGGGCGCGATGCTCGCGTTCGGCTGGTGGGGCAAACGGCGGGCGAGCAACTCCAGCGAATACCTCGTCGCCGGCCGCCGCCTCGGCGGATTCCTGTACACCAGCACCATGGCGGCCGTCGTCATCGGCGGCGCCTCCACCGTCGGCGGGGTCGGCCTCGGCTACAAGTACGGCATCTCCGGAATGTGGCTGGTCGTGTCGATCGCCGCGGGTGTGCTGCTGCTCAGCCTGCTCTTCGCCGCACGTATTCAGCGCCTGAAGGTCTACACCGTCTCCGGGATGCTCAAACTCCGCTACGGCATCGACGCCACCGGGGCGTCCGGCCTCGTGATGATGGCGTACACGCTCATGCTCACCGTCACCTCGACGATCGCCTACGCCACCATCTTCAACGTACTGTTCGGCTTCGACCGGACCCTGTCGGTCGTCCTCGGCGGACTCATCGTCGTCGCCTACTCCGCGATGGGCGGCATGTGGTCGATCACGCTCACCGACGTCGTCCAGTTCGTCATCAAGACCATCGGCGTCTTCGTCCTGCTGCTTCCGTTCACCTGGAGCAAGGCCGGCGGCTACGCCGGCATCAAGGAACGCGTGGGCGAGCAGGCACTCGGGCTCGGCACCATCGGCACCGGCACCATCATCACGTTCTTCGTCGTCTACACCCTCGGCATCCTCATCGGCCAGGACATCTGGCAGCGGGTGTTCACCGCGAAGTCGCCGCAGGTCGCTCGTTGGGGCGGCGTCACCGCCGGTGTCTACTGCCTGCTGTACGGCGTGGCGGGCGCACTGATCGGCCTGGCGGCGTCGGCCCTCATGCCGGACATCGGTTCGTCCGACGACGTGTACGCCGACGTCGCCGTCGAGGTCCTGCCCGTCGGTCTCAGCGGCATCGTCCTGGCCGCCGCCGTCGCGGCGATGATGTCGACGGCGTCCGGCGCGCTGATCGCCACCGCCACGGTCGCCCGGCAGGACGTCCTTCCGCTGATCGCCCAGATCTTCGGCCGGACGCGGCCCGAACTCGACACGTCCGACCCGGAAGCCGACGTGCGCGGCAACCGCCTCTACGTGATCGTGATCGGCCTCGTCAGCATCGTGATCGCCGCGCTCATCAACGACATCGTGTCCGCGCTGACCATCGCCTACGACATCCTGGTCGGCGGTCTCCTCGTCCCCATCCTCGGCGGACTGGTCTGGAAGCGCGCCACCGGAACCGCGGCCATGGCCGCGATGGCGGTGGGCACCGTGGCGACCCTCGCGACGATGTTCGTCGTCGGCGACGTCATGGCCAACGAACCGGTGTACGTCGGACTCGTCAGCGCACTGGTGGTGTTCGTGGCGACCAGCTTGTTCACCGCGCCCACCCCGGCGAACGTGATGTCCGTGTGGAACGCGCGGGTGTCGGGAAAGGCCGAGGAAGACCCGGTTCCGGTTCCCGCGCCGATAGCCTGA
- a CDS encoding LysR family transcriptional regulator: MRSTLPDLKLLQIFAAVVRHQGFAPAQQELGLSASAISTYMSQLERHLGIVLCHRGRGGFGLTSKGELYHKECLRILGELEGFERYGAALQGELRGTLTIGVLDSTVTDATLPLADVIGVFSKDHPAVYLDLKIQTPHELQVGVLDDRIDVAVGAFASPMNGLVSQALHREQHWLYCSDKHPLFGRTRVPQEVITQQRMVTRGYWSEQELARQGFPQPSATVENMEAQLILVLSGAYIGYLPEHYAEYWVDRNRLRPILPASFGYQAPFSLIYRRGRAREPMVLTFREFVRTSMGS; the protein is encoded by the coding sequence ATGCGCAGCACGCTGCCCGATCTGAAGCTCCTCCAGATCTTCGCGGCCGTTGTCCGCCACCAGGGGTTCGCGCCCGCGCAGCAGGAGTTGGGACTGTCGGCCTCGGCGATCAGCACCTACATGAGCCAGCTCGAACGGCACCTCGGCATCGTGCTGTGCCACCGCGGCCGGGGCGGATTCGGCCTCACCAGCAAGGGCGAGCTCTACCACAAGGAATGCCTGCGCATCCTCGGGGAACTCGAGGGCTTCGAGCGCTACGGCGCCGCGCTGCAGGGGGAACTGCGGGGAACCCTCACGATCGGGGTTCTCGATTCCACTGTCACCGACGCCACCCTGCCGCTCGCCGACGTGATCGGCGTCTTCAGCAAAGACCATCCCGCCGTCTACCTCGACCTGAAGATCCAGACCCCACACGAACTGCAGGTCGGGGTGCTCGACGACCGCATCGACGTCGCCGTCGGCGCGTTCGCCTCCCCGATGAACGGGCTCGTCTCCCAGGCGCTGCACCGGGAGCAGCACTGGCTGTACTGCAGCGACAAGCATCCGCTGTTCGGCCGGACGCGGGTGCCGCAGGAGGTCATCACGCAACAGCGGATGGTGACGCGCGGCTACTGGTCCGAGCAGGAACTCGCCCGCCAGGGCTTCCCGCAACCCTCGGCGACGGTGGAGAACATGGAAGCGCAGCTCATCCTCGTGCTGTCCGGCGCCTACATCGGATACCTGCCCGAGCACTACGCGGAGTACTGGGTCGACCGGAACCGGCTGCGTCCGATCCTGCCGGCGTCGTTCGGCTACCAGGCGCCGTTCTCGCTGATCTACCGGCGTGGGCGGGCCCGCGAACCGATGGTCCTCACGTTCCGGGAGTTCGTCCGGACCAGCATGGGCAGCTGA
- a CDS encoding IclR family transcriptional regulator — MAPGDVTRSASRTFELLGAITEQGGLTLGDAAKAAGLATSTALRLIRSMEQSEFLVRGDDNVYRAGPRLLQIGARAISDNQLLSRARPAMVAIAEETRESTYLSTHGPKGTALYLAQIEGTHAIRHMGWVGQTVPLVGTAVGAALRGDLQSEGYAIAHDTIEDHSTGVAAPIYDAVGRIVGALSVVGPTFRLDDALCAQHGLVLVERCRALSAELGSPVP; from the coding sequence ATGGCCCCCGGAGATGTGACCCGCAGCGCGAGCCGCACCTTCGAACTGCTCGGCGCGATCACCGAGCAGGGTGGGCTGACGCTCGGCGACGCCGCGAAGGCCGCCGGCCTCGCCACGAGCACGGCACTGCGCCTGATCCGCAGCATGGAGCAGAGCGAGTTCCTCGTCCGCGGCGACGACAACGTCTACCGGGCCGGACCGCGACTTCTCCAGATCGGTGCGCGGGCGATCAGCGACAACCAGTTGCTGTCCCGCGCCCGCCCGGCGATGGTCGCGATCGCGGAGGAGACCCGCGAATCGACGTACCTGTCGACCCACGGGCCCAAGGGCACGGCGTTGTATCTCGCGCAGATCGAGGGCACCCACGCGATTCGGCACATGGGCTGGGTGGGTCAGACGGTGCCGCTGGTGGGCACGGCCGTCGGTGCCGCTTTGCGCGGCGATCTGCAGAGCGAGGGGTACGCGATCGCGCACGACACGATCGAGGACCACTCGACCGGGGTGGCGGCGCCGATCTACGACGCGGTGGGCCGGATCGTGGGCGCCCTCAGCGTCGTCGGCCCGACGTTCCGCCTCGACGACGCCCTCTGCGCGCAGCACGGTCTCGTGCTCGTCGAACGGTGCCGGGCACTGTCGGCGGAACTGGGCTCCCCGGTTCCGTGA
- a CDS encoding CaiB/BaiF CoA transferase family protein, protein MPSLPPLDGIRVVDLSRVLAGPYCTALLADAGADVIKIEPAAGEDSRHLGPFRDGESIYFNVLNRGKRSLALNLKDPADRQVLLDLLDTADVLVENFRPGVTTRLGIDYDTVHARNPRLVYASISGFGQDGPLAGAAAYDLVVQAMSGIMSITGSPESGPTRLGESFGDLVAGLFAAWGISSALVGTRESGVGQHLDVAMFDSMLAMLPTAHSQLQASGVAPAGVGNRHPVSTPFDTYRASDGLFVLAVASQSGFDKLAHTMDRADLLGDNRFADDTSRTDHEPALRTEIEIWAKDKTVAEAVALLGAAGLASSEIWNVEQALSSEQSRHRGLVESFEHPVAGTIDYVRQPVVFGGSARPGVRRSPLLDEHRHPLLSEISSR, encoded by the coding sequence ATGCCTTCCCTGCCTCCTCTCGACGGCATCCGCGTCGTCGATCTCTCCCGCGTTCTGGCCGGACCGTACTGCACGGCGCTGCTCGCGGACGCCGGCGCCGACGTGATCAAGATCGAGCCCGCCGCCGGTGAGGACTCGCGGCACCTCGGACCGTTCCGCGACGGCGAGAGCATCTATTTCAACGTACTCAACCGCGGAAAGCGCTCGCTGGCACTGAATCTCAAGGACCCAGCGGATCGTCAGGTGCTGCTCGACCTTCTCGACACGGCGGACGTCCTCGTCGAGAACTTCCGGCCCGGCGTGACCACAAGGCTCGGCATCGATTACGACACCGTGCACGCCCGCAACCCCCGGCTCGTCTACGCGTCCATCTCCGGTTTCGGGCAGGACGGGCCGCTCGCGGGTGCGGCAGCCTACGACCTCGTCGTGCAGGCGATGTCGGGGATCATGAGCATCACCGGTTCACCCGAATCCGGACCGACCCGGCTCGGTGAATCGTTCGGCGACCTCGTCGCGGGACTGTTCGCGGCCTGGGGCATCAGCTCCGCGCTGGTCGGCACCCGGGAGTCGGGGGTGGGGCAGCACCTCGACGTCGCCATGTTCGACAGCATGCTGGCGATGCTGCCCACCGCGCACAGCCAGTTGCAGGCCTCGGGAGTCGCGCCGGCCGGCGTGGGCAATCGCCATCCCGTCTCCACTCCGTTCGACACGTACCGGGCGTCGGACGGCCTGTTCGTCCTCGCCGTCGCCAGCCAGTCCGGATTCGACAAGCTGGCCCACACGATGGATCGCGCAGACCTGCTCGGCGACAACCGTTTCGCCGACGACACGTCCCGCACCGATCACGAACCCGCCCTGCGCACCGAGATCGAGATCTGGGCGAAGGACAAGACGGTCGCCGAGGCGGTCGCGCTCCTCGGCGCGGCCGGACTGGCGAGCTCCGAGATCTGGAACGTCGAACAGGCGTTGTCGTCCGAGCAAAGCAGGCACCGCGGACTCGTCGAGTCGTTCGAGCATCCGGTCGCGGGAACCATCGACTACGTACGGCAGCCGGTCGTGTTCGGCGGCAGCGCACGTCCCGGCGTCCGTCGCAGCCCGCTGCTCGACGAACACCGGCACCCCCTGCTGTCCGAGATCTCGTCACGGTAG